A single region of the Labrus bergylta chromosome 10, fLabBer1.1, whole genome shotgun sequence genome encodes:
- the msh6 gene encoding DNA mismatch repair protein Msh6 isoform X1: protein MAKQSSLFNFFPKSPPPVSSKTKPGPSPTEADLPSSVKKSNSSPKEEAKQTPQQQQQQPAKSNKQKSHSKSAKGGFNKLFGDKAPAATHSSPTCPLNGGALVWTKLEGHPWWPCMVIPQPLTGQQMRGKGRSQRIHVHFFDEPPTRGWVSTKYVKEYKGSNHSDAKSGGAFFSGKPVIRRAMELADDALSDSPEKRLKMPLCMDPSDDEDDDEEMELDKSTLTDEELTDEDEYKNEDVKSPKVSRRSSRASKDDGNKAKRRRIVLDSDSGSDDEFKPDQAASSSEDEEEGEVVSEEEEGEEEEKEESEADSPVKPVKRKRPAEKSSSSKAKTPSVPANTPKRAPAAVKVDTKSRLSAFSAPETFESQDKGSGASGGPTVWDHEKLDWLQDGRRKDGRRRRQSEEDYDPSSLYVPDDFLNRVTPGMRRWWQLKSKMLDTVIFYKVGKFYELYHMDAVVGVNELGLTFMKGTWAHSGFPEIGFARFSDGLVQKGYKVARVEQTETPEMMEARCKTLLRPTKFDKVVRREVCRIITRGTQTYSVLDGAPSESQSKFLLSLKEKAEEESSGRCRTYGVCFVDTSVGYFHVGQFPDDRHCSRLRTLIAHFAPAEVLFEKGNPSAETRKILKASLSSALQEGLNSGTQFWDAQKTLKTFSEEDYFRETSGKDQETGRSFLPPLVKKMTSESDSLGLTPKEGYELALSALGGCVFYLKKCLVDRELLSMANFEEYVPVDVEMENAAGMASFFAQTRQRMVVDGVTLANLEIFQNGSGGLEGTLLERLDTCCTPFGKRLLKHWLCAPLCNPASIKDRLDAVEDMMAAPAQAAEVSDLLKTLPDLERLLSKIHSIGTLKGQDHPDSRAVLYEEVTYSKRKIADFLSALEGFKTMQEIISVLAPVAEETRSTLLRQVVTRKTEKDGLFPDLSGELRRWETAFDHQKARTTGVISPKTGFDAEYDQALTSIKRCERELQEYLDKQKKRLGFKNMAYWGTGRNRFQMEVHDSVSERNIPEEYEVKSTKKGWKRYVTKESERLFAELQGFEEKRDAALKDCMRRLFFNFDKNYKDWKTGVECMAVLDVLLALSRYSQGGDGPMTRPQVVLPEGDDQAAPFLDLTGSRHPCVTKTFFGDDFIPNDVFIGCPGGGEDDAQASCVLVTGPNMGGKSTLMRQCGLVIMLAQLGCYVPAESLRFSPVDRVFTRLGASDRIMAGESTFFVELSETASILHHATKHSLVLVDELGRGTATYDGTAIASAVVKELAEKICCRTLFSTHYHSLVEDYANNSAVRLGHMACMVENECEDPSQETITFLYKFISGACPKSYGFNAARLANLPEEVIQSGHRKAREFEKSTLSLRLFKKLCQFSEDATPGNTHFSSLVQMLHSV, encoded by the exons ATGGCGAAACAAAGCTCCCTCTTCAACTTCTTCCCCAAGTCTCCTCCGCCGGTCTCCTCCAAGACGAAGCCGGGTCCCTCTCCGACCGAGGCGGACCTGCCTTCCTCGGTGAAGAAATCCAACTCGTCCCCGAAAGAGGAAGCTAAACAGAccccgcagcagcagcagcagcagccagccaagagcaacaaacagaaaagccACTCCAAGTCCGCTAAAGGAGgatttaacaaactgtttggAGACAAAGCACCTGCAGCCACACACAG CAGTCCAACATGCCCTCTAAACGGTGGGGCTCTCGTTTGGACCAAACTGGAGGGGCACCCCTGGTGGCCGTGCATGGTCATACCCCAACCTCTGACAGGGCAGCAGATGAGGGGCAAGGGGCGGAGCCAGCGGATCCACGTCCATTTCTTCGATGAGCCGCCCACCAGAGGATGGGTCAGCACCAAATATGTCAAAGAGTACAAAG gCTCCAACCACAGTGATGCTAAATCAGGCGGGGCGTTCTTCAGCGGGAAACCTGTAATCCGTCGGGCGATGGAGCTCGCTGACGACGCTCTGTCTGACAGCCCGGAAAAGAGATTGAAGATGCCGCTCTGCATGGACCCGTCGGATGATGAAGACGATGATGAAGAGATGGAG CTCGACAAGTCAACCCTGACCGATGAAGAGCTCACTGACGAGGACGAGTACAAAAACGAGGACGTGAAGTCCCCCAAGGTCAGCCGCCGTTCGTCCCGTGCATCTAAAGACGACGGAAACAAGGCCAAGCGCCGTCGCATCGTCCTCGACTCGGACAGCGGATCCGATGACGAATTCAAACCGGATCAGGCGGCGTCCAgcagtgaggacgaggaggagggagaggtggttagtgaagaagaagaaggagaagaagaagagaaggaggagtcAGAAGCAGATAGTCCCGTTAAGCCGGTGAAGCGCAAACGTCCTGCTGAGAAGTCGTCTTCTTCTAAAGCGAAGACGCCGTCCGTCCCGGCCAACACGCCCAAACGAGCTCCCGCAGCCGTCAAAGTCGACACAAAATCCCGCCTGTCCGCCTTCTCTGCTCCCGAGACCTTCGAGAGCCAGGACAAGGGATCGGGGGCGAGCGGCGGTCCGACCGTTTGGGACCACGAGAAGCTGGATTGGTTGCAGGACGGCAGGAGGAAAGACGGGCGCAGGCGGAGACAGTCGGAGGAGGATTACGATCCCAGCAGCCTCTACGTGCCCGACGACTTCCTGAACAGGGTCACGCCCGGGATGCGGCGCTGGTGGCAGCTCAAATCCAAGATGCTCGACACGGTCATCTTCTACAAGGTGGGGAAGTTCTACGAGCTCTACCACATGGACGCCGTGGTCGGAGTCAACGAGCTGGGGCTGACGTTCATGAAGGGAACCTGGGCGCACTCCGGCTTCCCAGAGATCGGCTTCGCCCGTTTCTCCGACGGCCTCGTCCAAAAGGGCTACAAGGTGGCGCGCGTGGAGCAGACGGAGACGCCGGAGATGATGGAAGCCCGCTGCAAGACCTTATTGAGGCCCACAAAGTTTGACAAGGTCGTGCGGCGAGAGGTCTGCCGCATCATCACGCGGGGAACCCAGACGTACAGCGTGCTGGACGGCGCTCCCTCAGAGAGCCAGAGCAAGTTCCTGCTGAGTCTGAAGGAGAAGGCCGAGGAGGAGAGCTCCGGGCGCTGCCGCACCTACGGCGTCTGCTTCGTCGACACCTCCGTCGGTTACTTCCACGTCGGTCAGTTCCCGGACGACCGTCACTGCTCTCGTCTGCGCACGCTGATCGCTCACTTCGCGCCCGCCGAGGTGCTCTTTGAAAAGGGGAACCCGTCTGCAGAAACGAGGAAGATACTCAAAGCGTCTCTGTCGTCGGCACTCCAGGAAGGACTGAACTCAGGCACTCAGTTCTGGGACGCGCAGAAGACTCTTAAAACCTTCTCGGAAGAGGATTACTTCAGAGAGACTTCTGGGAAGGatcaggaaacaggaagaagttttctccctcctctcgtTAAAAAGATGACGTCTGAGAGCGACTCTCTGGGCCTGACTCCCAAAGAGGGCTACGAGCTGGCTCTGTCGGCGCTGGGCGGGTGCGTCTTCTACCTTAAGAAATGTCTGGTGGATCGAGAGCTGCTCTCCATGGCCAACTTTGAAGAGTACGTCCCCGTTGATGTGGAGATGGAGAACGCCGCGGGGATGGCCAGTTTCTTCGCTCAGACTCGTCAGCGCATGGTCGTCGACGGGGTGACTCTGGCCAACTTGGAAATCTTTCAGAACGGTTCAGGAGGACTGGAGGGGACCCTGCTGGAGAGGTTGGACACCTGCTGCACCCCGTTTGGCAAGAGGCTGTTGAAGCATTGGCTCTGCGCCCCCCTGTGTAACCCCGCCTCCATAAAGGACCGACTGGACGCCGTGGAGGATATGATGGCCGCTCCGGCTCAGGCCGCAGAGGTTTCAGACCTGCTGAAGACGCTGCCAGACCTGGAGCGTCTCCTGAGTAAGATCCACAGCATCGGCACGCTGAAGGGGCAGGATCACCCCGACAGCCGGGCCGTTCTCTACGAGGAGGTCACCTACAGCAAACGCAAGATAGCGGACTTCCTGTCGGCGCTGGAAGGCTTCAAAACCATGCAGGAGATCATTTCTGTGCTCGCTCCGGTCGCGGAGGAGACCCGGTCCACGCTGCTCCGCCAGGTCGTGACCCGGAAAACCGAAAAGGACGGCCTCTTTCCCGACCTCTCCGGCGAGCTCAGGCGCTGGGAGACCGCCTTCGACCACCAGAAAGCGCGCACGACAGGCGTCATAAGCCCCAAAACCGGCTTCGACGCAGAGTACGACCAGGCTCTGACCTCGATCAAACGCTGCGAGCGCGAGCTGCAGGAATACCtggacaaacagaagaagagactcggcttcaaaaacatggCTTACTGGGGAACCGGGCGAAACCGCTTCCAGATGGAGGTGCACGACAGCGTCTCGGAGAGGAATATTCCCGAGGAGTACGAGGTGAAGTCCACAAAGAAAGGCTGGAAGCGTTATGTGACCAAGGAGTCGGAGCGGCTGTTTGCGGAGCTGCAGGGATTCGAGGAGAAGAGAGACGCCGCCCTGAAGGACTGCATGAGGAGACTCTTCTTCAACTTTGACAAGAACTACAAAGACTGGAAGACCGGCGTGGAGTGCATGGCTGTCCTCG ACGTGCTGCTGGCTCTGTCACGCTACAGTCAGGGTGGAGACGGCCCGATGACCAGGCCGCAGGTGGTGCTCCCTGAAGGCGATGACCAGGCGGCGCCCTTCCTCGACCTCACTGGATCCCGGCACCCTTGCGTCACAAAGACCTTTTTCGGCGACGACTTCATCCCAAACGACGTCTTCATCGGCTGTCCCGGAGGCGGCGAGGACGACGCTCAGGCCTCGTGTGTGCTCGTCACGGGGCCAAACATGGGCGGAAAGTCTACTCTCATGAGACAG TGTGGACTGGTGATCATGCTCGCTCAGCTCGGTTGTTATGTTCCAGCTGAGAGCCTCCGCTTCTCCCCCGTCGACAGGGTCTTCACTCGGCTGGGGGCCTCAGATCGGATTATGGCAG GAGAGAGCACCTTCTTTGTGGAGCTGAGTGAGACGGCCAGCATCCTGCATCATGCCACCAAACACTCCCTCGTGCTCGTCGATGAATTAG GAAGGGGCACGGCCACATATGACGGCACAGCGATCGCCAGCGCTGTAGTGAAGGAGCTCGCGGAGAAGATCTGCTGCCGCACGCTCTTCTCGACTCATTACCACTCGCTGGTGGAGGACTACGCCAACAACTCCGCCGTGCGGCTCGGACACATG gCGTGCATGGTGGAGAACGAGTGCGAGGACCCGAGTCAAGAGACCATCACCTTCCTCTACAAGTTCATCTCCGGCGCCTGCCCGAAGAGTTACGGCTTCAACGCCGCCCGACTCGCAAACCTTCCCGAGGAGGTCATCCAATCGGGGCACAGAAAGGCCCGCGAGTTTGAAAAGAGCACCCTCAGCCTCCGCCTCTTCAA GAAGCTGTGCCAGTTTTCTGAAGACGCCACACCCggaaacacacacttttcttcaCTGGTTCAGATGCTGCACAGCGTCTAG
- the msh6 gene encoding DNA mismatch repair protein Msh6 isoform X2, with protein MAKQSSLFNFFPKSPPPVSSKTKPGPSPTEADLPSSVKKSNSSPKEEAKQTPQQQQQQPAKSNKQKSHSKSAKGGFNKLFGDKAPAATHSPTCPLNGGALVWTKLEGHPWWPCMVIPQPLTGQQMRGKGRSQRIHVHFFDEPPTRGWVSTKYVKEYKGSNHSDAKSGGAFFSGKPVIRRAMELADDALSDSPEKRLKMPLCMDPSDDEDDDEEMELDKSTLTDEELTDEDEYKNEDVKSPKVSRRSSRASKDDGNKAKRRRIVLDSDSGSDDEFKPDQAASSSEDEEEGEVVSEEEEGEEEEKEESEADSPVKPVKRKRPAEKSSSSKAKTPSVPANTPKRAPAAVKVDTKSRLSAFSAPETFESQDKGSGASGGPTVWDHEKLDWLQDGRRKDGRRRRQSEEDYDPSSLYVPDDFLNRVTPGMRRWWQLKSKMLDTVIFYKVGKFYELYHMDAVVGVNELGLTFMKGTWAHSGFPEIGFARFSDGLVQKGYKVARVEQTETPEMMEARCKTLLRPTKFDKVVRREVCRIITRGTQTYSVLDGAPSESQSKFLLSLKEKAEEESSGRCRTYGVCFVDTSVGYFHVGQFPDDRHCSRLRTLIAHFAPAEVLFEKGNPSAETRKILKASLSSALQEGLNSGTQFWDAQKTLKTFSEEDYFRETSGKDQETGRSFLPPLVKKMTSESDSLGLTPKEGYELALSALGGCVFYLKKCLVDRELLSMANFEEYVPVDVEMENAAGMASFFAQTRQRMVVDGVTLANLEIFQNGSGGLEGTLLERLDTCCTPFGKRLLKHWLCAPLCNPASIKDRLDAVEDMMAAPAQAAEVSDLLKTLPDLERLLSKIHSIGTLKGQDHPDSRAVLYEEVTYSKRKIADFLSALEGFKTMQEIISVLAPVAEETRSTLLRQVVTRKTEKDGLFPDLSGELRRWETAFDHQKARTTGVISPKTGFDAEYDQALTSIKRCERELQEYLDKQKKRLGFKNMAYWGTGRNRFQMEVHDSVSERNIPEEYEVKSTKKGWKRYVTKESERLFAELQGFEEKRDAALKDCMRRLFFNFDKNYKDWKTGVECMAVLDVLLALSRYSQGGDGPMTRPQVVLPEGDDQAAPFLDLTGSRHPCVTKTFFGDDFIPNDVFIGCPGGGEDDAQASCVLVTGPNMGGKSTLMRQCGLVIMLAQLGCYVPAESLRFSPVDRVFTRLGASDRIMAGESTFFVELSETASILHHATKHSLVLVDELGRGTATYDGTAIASAVVKELAEKICCRTLFSTHYHSLVEDYANNSAVRLGHMACMVENECEDPSQETITFLYKFISGACPKSYGFNAARLANLPEEVIQSGHRKAREFEKSTLSLRLFKKLCQFSEDATPGNTHFSSLVQMLHSV; from the exons ATGGCGAAACAAAGCTCCCTCTTCAACTTCTTCCCCAAGTCTCCTCCGCCGGTCTCCTCCAAGACGAAGCCGGGTCCCTCTCCGACCGAGGCGGACCTGCCTTCCTCGGTGAAGAAATCCAACTCGTCCCCGAAAGAGGAAGCTAAACAGAccccgcagcagcagcagcagcagccagccaagagcaacaaacagaaaagccACTCCAAGTCCGCTAAAGGAGgatttaacaaactgtttggAGACAAAGCACCTGCAGCCACACACAG TCCAACATGCCCTCTAAACGGTGGGGCTCTCGTTTGGACCAAACTGGAGGGGCACCCCTGGTGGCCGTGCATGGTCATACCCCAACCTCTGACAGGGCAGCAGATGAGGGGCAAGGGGCGGAGCCAGCGGATCCACGTCCATTTCTTCGATGAGCCGCCCACCAGAGGATGGGTCAGCACCAAATATGTCAAAGAGTACAAAG gCTCCAACCACAGTGATGCTAAATCAGGCGGGGCGTTCTTCAGCGGGAAACCTGTAATCCGTCGGGCGATGGAGCTCGCTGACGACGCTCTGTCTGACAGCCCGGAAAAGAGATTGAAGATGCCGCTCTGCATGGACCCGTCGGATGATGAAGACGATGATGAAGAGATGGAG CTCGACAAGTCAACCCTGACCGATGAAGAGCTCACTGACGAGGACGAGTACAAAAACGAGGACGTGAAGTCCCCCAAGGTCAGCCGCCGTTCGTCCCGTGCATCTAAAGACGACGGAAACAAGGCCAAGCGCCGTCGCATCGTCCTCGACTCGGACAGCGGATCCGATGACGAATTCAAACCGGATCAGGCGGCGTCCAgcagtgaggacgaggaggagggagaggtggttagtgaagaagaagaaggagaagaagaagagaaggaggagtcAGAAGCAGATAGTCCCGTTAAGCCGGTGAAGCGCAAACGTCCTGCTGAGAAGTCGTCTTCTTCTAAAGCGAAGACGCCGTCCGTCCCGGCCAACACGCCCAAACGAGCTCCCGCAGCCGTCAAAGTCGACACAAAATCCCGCCTGTCCGCCTTCTCTGCTCCCGAGACCTTCGAGAGCCAGGACAAGGGATCGGGGGCGAGCGGCGGTCCGACCGTTTGGGACCACGAGAAGCTGGATTGGTTGCAGGACGGCAGGAGGAAAGACGGGCGCAGGCGGAGACAGTCGGAGGAGGATTACGATCCCAGCAGCCTCTACGTGCCCGACGACTTCCTGAACAGGGTCACGCCCGGGATGCGGCGCTGGTGGCAGCTCAAATCCAAGATGCTCGACACGGTCATCTTCTACAAGGTGGGGAAGTTCTACGAGCTCTACCACATGGACGCCGTGGTCGGAGTCAACGAGCTGGGGCTGACGTTCATGAAGGGAACCTGGGCGCACTCCGGCTTCCCAGAGATCGGCTTCGCCCGTTTCTCCGACGGCCTCGTCCAAAAGGGCTACAAGGTGGCGCGCGTGGAGCAGACGGAGACGCCGGAGATGATGGAAGCCCGCTGCAAGACCTTATTGAGGCCCACAAAGTTTGACAAGGTCGTGCGGCGAGAGGTCTGCCGCATCATCACGCGGGGAACCCAGACGTACAGCGTGCTGGACGGCGCTCCCTCAGAGAGCCAGAGCAAGTTCCTGCTGAGTCTGAAGGAGAAGGCCGAGGAGGAGAGCTCCGGGCGCTGCCGCACCTACGGCGTCTGCTTCGTCGACACCTCCGTCGGTTACTTCCACGTCGGTCAGTTCCCGGACGACCGTCACTGCTCTCGTCTGCGCACGCTGATCGCTCACTTCGCGCCCGCCGAGGTGCTCTTTGAAAAGGGGAACCCGTCTGCAGAAACGAGGAAGATACTCAAAGCGTCTCTGTCGTCGGCACTCCAGGAAGGACTGAACTCAGGCACTCAGTTCTGGGACGCGCAGAAGACTCTTAAAACCTTCTCGGAAGAGGATTACTTCAGAGAGACTTCTGGGAAGGatcaggaaacaggaagaagttttctccctcctctcgtTAAAAAGATGACGTCTGAGAGCGACTCTCTGGGCCTGACTCCCAAAGAGGGCTACGAGCTGGCTCTGTCGGCGCTGGGCGGGTGCGTCTTCTACCTTAAGAAATGTCTGGTGGATCGAGAGCTGCTCTCCATGGCCAACTTTGAAGAGTACGTCCCCGTTGATGTGGAGATGGAGAACGCCGCGGGGATGGCCAGTTTCTTCGCTCAGACTCGTCAGCGCATGGTCGTCGACGGGGTGACTCTGGCCAACTTGGAAATCTTTCAGAACGGTTCAGGAGGACTGGAGGGGACCCTGCTGGAGAGGTTGGACACCTGCTGCACCCCGTTTGGCAAGAGGCTGTTGAAGCATTGGCTCTGCGCCCCCCTGTGTAACCCCGCCTCCATAAAGGACCGACTGGACGCCGTGGAGGATATGATGGCCGCTCCGGCTCAGGCCGCAGAGGTTTCAGACCTGCTGAAGACGCTGCCAGACCTGGAGCGTCTCCTGAGTAAGATCCACAGCATCGGCACGCTGAAGGGGCAGGATCACCCCGACAGCCGGGCCGTTCTCTACGAGGAGGTCACCTACAGCAAACGCAAGATAGCGGACTTCCTGTCGGCGCTGGAAGGCTTCAAAACCATGCAGGAGATCATTTCTGTGCTCGCTCCGGTCGCGGAGGAGACCCGGTCCACGCTGCTCCGCCAGGTCGTGACCCGGAAAACCGAAAAGGACGGCCTCTTTCCCGACCTCTCCGGCGAGCTCAGGCGCTGGGAGACCGCCTTCGACCACCAGAAAGCGCGCACGACAGGCGTCATAAGCCCCAAAACCGGCTTCGACGCAGAGTACGACCAGGCTCTGACCTCGATCAAACGCTGCGAGCGCGAGCTGCAGGAATACCtggacaaacagaagaagagactcggcttcaaaaacatggCTTACTGGGGAACCGGGCGAAACCGCTTCCAGATGGAGGTGCACGACAGCGTCTCGGAGAGGAATATTCCCGAGGAGTACGAGGTGAAGTCCACAAAGAAAGGCTGGAAGCGTTATGTGACCAAGGAGTCGGAGCGGCTGTTTGCGGAGCTGCAGGGATTCGAGGAGAAGAGAGACGCCGCCCTGAAGGACTGCATGAGGAGACTCTTCTTCAACTTTGACAAGAACTACAAAGACTGGAAGACCGGCGTGGAGTGCATGGCTGTCCTCG ACGTGCTGCTGGCTCTGTCACGCTACAGTCAGGGTGGAGACGGCCCGATGACCAGGCCGCAGGTGGTGCTCCCTGAAGGCGATGACCAGGCGGCGCCCTTCCTCGACCTCACTGGATCCCGGCACCCTTGCGTCACAAAGACCTTTTTCGGCGACGACTTCATCCCAAACGACGTCTTCATCGGCTGTCCCGGAGGCGGCGAGGACGACGCTCAGGCCTCGTGTGTGCTCGTCACGGGGCCAAACATGGGCGGAAAGTCTACTCTCATGAGACAG TGTGGACTGGTGATCATGCTCGCTCAGCTCGGTTGTTATGTTCCAGCTGAGAGCCTCCGCTTCTCCCCCGTCGACAGGGTCTTCACTCGGCTGGGGGCCTCAGATCGGATTATGGCAG GAGAGAGCACCTTCTTTGTGGAGCTGAGTGAGACGGCCAGCATCCTGCATCATGCCACCAAACACTCCCTCGTGCTCGTCGATGAATTAG GAAGGGGCACGGCCACATATGACGGCACAGCGATCGCCAGCGCTGTAGTGAAGGAGCTCGCGGAGAAGATCTGCTGCCGCACGCTCTTCTCGACTCATTACCACTCGCTGGTGGAGGACTACGCCAACAACTCCGCCGTGCGGCTCGGACACATG gCGTGCATGGTGGAGAACGAGTGCGAGGACCCGAGTCAAGAGACCATCACCTTCCTCTACAAGTTCATCTCCGGCGCCTGCCCGAAGAGTTACGGCTTCAACGCCGCCCGACTCGCAAACCTTCCCGAGGAGGTCATCCAATCGGGGCACAGAAAGGCCCGCGAGTTTGAAAAGAGCACCCTCAGCCTCCGCCTCTTCAA GAAGCTGTGCCAGTTTTCTGAAGACGCCACACCCggaaacacacacttttcttcaCTGGTTCAGATGCTGCACAGCGTCTAG